In a genomic window of Salvelinus fontinalis isolate EN_2023a chromosome 7, ASM2944872v1, whole genome shotgun sequence:
- the LOC129859568 gene encoding double-stranded RNA-specific editase 1-like isoform X2 gives MALFLDGSQAVGTAGAYYCLIRRRFKRRRKKRSERKGRAGVKQPRNQPRFFTMEGDEEESMSSSSTDVKENRNLDNVVSSSKEGLGGEGAAHLPNGGSAGCGGGRKRPLEEGNNGHHNNKYRPKKRKKMPGPILPKNALMQLNEIKPGLQYKLLSQTGPVHAPVFVMTVEVNGQMFEGSGPTKKKAKLNSAEKALRSFVQFPNASEAHMAMGRTLTVNTDFTSDQADFPDMLFNGFETPAPPEESFYLGSNGTNGSFSTLGLVEYPLLVNSGTTGLSQSSLGLPPTPSVPAFVSPAIAKNPVMILNELRPGLKYDFVSESGESHAKNFAMSVVVDTQTFQGSGRNKKLAKARAAQAALSALFNMQLDQTPSRQPIPREGLQLHLPQVLADAVSGLVVDKFSELTDNFTSPHARRKVLAGIVMTTGTDVKEAQVICVSTGTKCINGEYMSDRGLALNDCHAEIIARRSLLRYLYAQLEHFLSNIREEQQKSIFMRCENKQGFRLKDNVQFHLYISTSPCGDARIFSPHEAAFEDQGDRHPNRKARGQLRTKIESGEGTIPVKVSNTIQTWDGVLQGERLLTMSCSDKIARWNVVGLQGSLMCYFTEPVYFSSIILGSLYHADHLSRAMYQRIADIEDLPQTFNLNRPLLSGISNAEARQPGKAPNFSVNWAVGDQGLEVINAMTGKDDLGRPSRLCKHALYSRWVRLYCKLSQTLRIKGAKPSLYHDAKQAALEYHAAKQTLTKEFHKAGLGAWVKKPIEQDQFSLQS, from the exons ATGGCTCTGTTTCTGGATGGCTCCCAGGCCGTGGGAACCGCGGGGGCCTATTACTGCTTGATCCGGAGGAGGTTCAAGAGGAGGCGCAAGAAACGCTCCGAGCGCAAAG GTCGAGCTGGTGTGAAGCAGCCCCGTAACCAGCCGAGGTTCTTCACCATGGAGGGAGATGAAGAAGAGAGCATGA GTTCCAGCAGCACCGACGTTAAGGAAAACCGCAACCTGGACAACGTGGTCTCCTCCTCCAAGGAGGGGTTGGGGGGTGAGGGGGCAGCTCACCTCCCTAATGGGGGCAGTGCAGGTTGTGGAGGGGGCAGGAAGCGTCCCTTAGAAGAGGGTAATAACGGGCATCACAATAACAAGTACAGGCCCAAGAAGCGTAAGAAAATGCCCGGGCCCATTCTGCCCAAAAATGCCCTGATGCAGCTGAATGAGATCAAGCCTGGACTGCAGTACAAGCTGCTGTCTCAGACCGGTCCGGTCCATGCGCCCGTGTTCGTCATGACTGTCGAGGTCAATGGGCAGATGTTCGAGGGCTCCGGCCCCACCAAGAAGAAGGCTAAGCTCAACTCGGCTGAGAAGGCCCTGCGGTCGTTCGTTCAGTTCCCCAACGCCTCCGAGGCGCACATGGCAATGGGTCGGACGCTAACGGTCAACACAGACTTTACCTCCGACCAGGCTGACTTCCCGGACATGTTGTTTAATGGGTTCGAGACCCCGGCCCCTCCGGAGGAGTCCTTCTACCTGGGCTCTAACGGTACCAATGGCTCCTTCAGCACCCTGGGACTAGTAGAGTACCCCCTGCTAGTGAACTCAGGTACTACCGGCCTGAGTCAGTCCTCGTTAGGCCTACCACCCACCCCCTCCGTCCCAGCCTTTGTCTCCCCCGCTATTGCCAAGAACCCTGTCATGATCCTCAACGAACTACGACCCGGGCTAAAGTACGACTTTGTGTCAGAGAGTGGAGAGAGCCACGCTAAGAACTTTGCCATGTCCGTGGTGGTGGACACACAGACGTTCCAAGGCTCAGGGCGCAATAAGAAGTTGGCCAAGGCCCGGGCGGCGCAGgctgctctctctgccctctttaaCATGCAACTGGACCAGACACCGTCCAGACAGCCCATACCCAGAGAGGGCCTGCAACTGCACCTGCCACAG GTTCTAGCTGACGCTGTGTCCGGTCTGGTAGTTGACAAGTTCAGTGAGCTGACGGATAACTTCACATCCCCTCACGCGCGACGGAAAGTCCTAGCAGGCATTGTCATGACAACAG GCACCGATGTCAAGGAGGCACAAGTGATCTGTGTTTCCACGGGGACCAAGTGTATAAACGGCGAGTACATGAGCGACCGCGGCCTGGCTTTGAACGACTGCCATGCTGAGATCATTGCTCGTCGTTCCCTCCTTAGGTACCTGTACGCACAGCTGGAGCACTTCCTCAG TAACATCAGAGAGGAGCAGCAGAAGTCGATATTCATGAGGTGTGAGAACAAGCAGGGCTTTCGTCTGAAGGACAACGTGCAGTTCCACCTGTACATCAGCACGTCGCCCTGCGGAGACGCACGCATCTTCTCACCCCACGAGGCTGCCTTTGAGG ATCAGGGAGACAGGCACCCTAACAGGAAGGCTCGTGGTCAGCTGAGGACCAAGATAGAGTCCGGGGAGGGGACCATCCCTGTGAAAGTCAGTAACACCATCCAGACCTGGGACGGGGTACTGCAGGGAGAGAGGCTGCTCACCATGTCCTGCAGTGACAAGATCgccag GTGGAACGTAGTAGGGCTCCAGGGCTCTCTGATGTGTTACTTCACAGAGCCCGTCTACTTCTCCAGCATCATCCTGGGTAGCTTGTACCACGCAGACCACCTCTCCAGAGCCATGTACCAGAGGATCGCTGACATTGAGGACCTGCCTCAGACGTTCAACCTCAACCGGCCACTTCTGAGCG GAATAAGCAACGCAGAAGCACGGCAACCGGGTAAAGCTCCTAACTTCAGTGTGAACTGGGCTGTGGGAGACCAGGGGTTGGAGGTTATCAACGCCATGACAGGCAAGGACGACTTGGGACGGCCCTCGAGGCTCTGCAAGCACGCCCTCTACAGCCGCTGGGTGCGCCTATACTGCAAG CTTTCACAGACTCTGAGAATCAAAGGTGCCAAACCCAGCTTGTACCATGACGCCAAACAGGCAGCGTTGGAGTACCATGCTGCCAAGCAGACTCTGACCAAGGAATTCCACAAGGCAGGACTGGGAGCCTGGGTCAAGAAGCCTATCGAACAGGACCAGTTCTCACTCCAGTCCTGA
- the LOC129859568 gene encoding double-stranded RNA-specific editase 1-like isoform X1 — protein sequence MALFLDGSQAVGTAGAYYCLIRRRFKRRRKKRSERKGVICKAMTEGRAGVKQPRNQPRFFTMEGDEEESMSSSSTDVKENRNLDNVVSSSKEGLGGEGAAHLPNGGSAGCGGGRKRPLEEGNNGHHNNKYRPKKRKKMPGPILPKNALMQLNEIKPGLQYKLLSQTGPVHAPVFVMTVEVNGQMFEGSGPTKKKAKLNSAEKALRSFVQFPNASEAHMAMGRTLTVNTDFTSDQADFPDMLFNGFETPAPPEESFYLGSNGTNGSFSTLGLVEYPLLVNSGTTGLSQSSLGLPPTPSVPAFVSPAIAKNPVMILNELRPGLKYDFVSESGESHAKNFAMSVVVDTQTFQGSGRNKKLAKARAAQAALSALFNMQLDQTPSRQPIPREGLQLHLPQVLADAVSGLVVDKFSELTDNFTSPHARRKVLAGIVMTTGTDVKEAQVICVSTGTKCINGEYMSDRGLALNDCHAEIIARRSLLRYLYAQLEHFLSNIREEQQKSIFMRCENKQGFRLKDNVQFHLYISTSPCGDARIFSPHEAAFEDQGDRHPNRKARGQLRTKIESGEGTIPVKVSNTIQTWDGVLQGERLLTMSCSDKIARWNVVGLQGSLMCYFTEPVYFSSIILGSLYHADHLSRAMYQRIADIEDLPQTFNLNRPLLSGISNAEARQPGKAPNFSVNWAVGDQGLEVINAMTGKDDLGRPSRLCKHALYSRWVRLYCKLSQTLRIKGAKPSLYHDAKQAALEYHAAKQTLTKEFHKAGLGAWVKKPIEQDQFSLQS from the exons ATGGCTCTGTTTCTGGATGGCTCCCAGGCCGTGGGAACCGCGGGGGCCTATTACTGCTTGATCCGGAGGAGGTTCAAGAGGAGGCGCAAGAAACGCTCCGAGCGCAAAG GTGTTATCTGCAAAGCAATGACAGAAG GTCGAGCTGGTGTGAAGCAGCCCCGTAACCAGCCGAGGTTCTTCACCATGGAGGGAGATGAAGAAGAGAGCATGA GTTCCAGCAGCACCGACGTTAAGGAAAACCGCAACCTGGACAACGTGGTCTCCTCCTCCAAGGAGGGGTTGGGGGGTGAGGGGGCAGCTCACCTCCCTAATGGGGGCAGTGCAGGTTGTGGAGGGGGCAGGAAGCGTCCCTTAGAAGAGGGTAATAACGGGCATCACAATAACAAGTACAGGCCCAAGAAGCGTAAGAAAATGCCCGGGCCCATTCTGCCCAAAAATGCCCTGATGCAGCTGAATGAGATCAAGCCTGGACTGCAGTACAAGCTGCTGTCTCAGACCGGTCCGGTCCATGCGCCCGTGTTCGTCATGACTGTCGAGGTCAATGGGCAGATGTTCGAGGGCTCCGGCCCCACCAAGAAGAAGGCTAAGCTCAACTCGGCTGAGAAGGCCCTGCGGTCGTTCGTTCAGTTCCCCAACGCCTCCGAGGCGCACATGGCAATGGGTCGGACGCTAACGGTCAACACAGACTTTACCTCCGACCAGGCTGACTTCCCGGACATGTTGTTTAATGGGTTCGAGACCCCGGCCCCTCCGGAGGAGTCCTTCTACCTGGGCTCTAACGGTACCAATGGCTCCTTCAGCACCCTGGGACTAGTAGAGTACCCCCTGCTAGTGAACTCAGGTACTACCGGCCTGAGTCAGTCCTCGTTAGGCCTACCACCCACCCCCTCCGTCCCAGCCTTTGTCTCCCCCGCTATTGCCAAGAACCCTGTCATGATCCTCAACGAACTACGACCCGGGCTAAAGTACGACTTTGTGTCAGAGAGTGGAGAGAGCCACGCTAAGAACTTTGCCATGTCCGTGGTGGTGGACACACAGACGTTCCAAGGCTCAGGGCGCAATAAGAAGTTGGCCAAGGCCCGGGCGGCGCAGgctgctctctctgccctctttaaCATGCAACTGGACCAGACACCGTCCAGACAGCCCATACCCAGAGAGGGCCTGCAACTGCACCTGCCACAG GTTCTAGCTGACGCTGTGTCCGGTCTGGTAGTTGACAAGTTCAGTGAGCTGACGGATAACTTCACATCCCCTCACGCGCGACGGAAAGTCCTAGCAGGCATTGTCATGACAACAG GCACCGATGTCAAGGAGGCACAAGTGATCTGTGTTTCCACGGGGACCAAGTGTATAAACGGCGAGTACATGAGCGACCGCGGCCTGGCTTTGAACGACTGCCATGCTGAGATCATTGCTCGTCGTTCCCTCCTTAGGTACCTGTACGCACAGCTGGAGCACTTCCTCAG TAACATCAGAGAGGAGCAGCAGAAGTCGATATTCATGAGGTGTGAGAACAAGCAGGGCTTTCGTCTGAAGGACAACGTGCAGTTCCACCTGTACATCAGCACGTCGCCCTGCGGAGACGCACGCATCTTCTCACCCCACGAGGCTGCCTTTGAGG ATCAGGGAGACAGGCACCCTAACAGGAAGGCTCGTGGTCAGCTGAGGACCAAGATAGAGTCCGGGGAGGGGACCATCCCTGTGAAAGTCAGTAACACCATCCAGACCTGGGACGGGGTACTGCAGGGAGAGAGGCTGCTCACCATGTCCTGCAGTGACAAGATCgccag GTGGAACGTAGTAGGGCTCCAGGGCTCTCTGATGTGTTACTTCACAGAGCCCGTCTACTTCTCCAGCATCATCCTGGGTAGCTTGTACCACGCAGACCACCTCTCCAGAGCCATGTACCAGAGGATCGCTGACATTGAGGACCTGCCTCAGACGTTCAACCTCAACCGGCCACTTCTGAGCG GAATAAGCAACGCAGAAGCACGGCAACCGGGTAAAGCTCCTAACTTCAGTGTGAACTGGGCTGTGGGAGACCAGGGGTTGGAGGTTATCAACGCCATGACAGGCAAGGACGACTTGGGACGGCCCTCGAGGCTCTGCAAGCACGCCCTCTACAGCCGCTGGGTGCGCCTATACTGCAAG CTTTCACAGACTCTGAGAATCAAAGGTGCCAAACCCAGCTTGTACCATGACGCCAAACAGGCAGCGTTGGAGTACCATGCTGCCAAGCAGACTCTGACCAAGGAATTCCACAAGGCAGGACTGGGAGCCTGGGTCAAGAAGCCTATCGAACAGGACCAGTTCTCACTCCAGTCCTGA